From a single Candidatus Methylomirabilota bacterium genomic region:
- a CDS encoding DUF983 domain-containing protein: MDLQRIGQIMGRGVNLRCPRCGAAPLFSGRFSMYSHCLSCDLQFEREQGYFVGAIYVNYAVTAVLMIAGYFSLDLVVGMSLTQQLILWCTFAVFFPLFFFRYARSLWLSFDYIFNPENAHGERSSRR; this comes from the coding sequence ATGGATCTCCAACGCATCGGACAGATTATGGGCCGGGGCGTTAACTTGCGATGCCCGAGATGTGGTGCCGCACCCCTGTTTAGCGGCCGTTTCTCCATGTACTCTCATTGTCTGTCCTGCGATCTCCAGTTCGAACGAGAGCAGGGATACTTTGTCGGAGCCATCTATGTCAATTATGCAGTTACTGCGGTACTGATGATCGCGGGATATTTTTCACTTGATCTGGTCGTCGGCATGTCCCTCACTCAGCAGCTGATCCTGTGGTGCACGTTCGCCGTCTTTTTTCCGCTCTTCTTCTTCCGGTACGCCAGAAGCCTGTGGCTGAGCTTTGATTATATTTTCAATCCCGAGAACGCACATGGTGAGCGGAGCTCTCGACGGTGA
- a CDS encoding DUF420 domain-containing protein has protein sequence WGATIGHELWAIPCGERRSRGDDDMKDRLVLPGIGLVSIVVLLGVAFILLGRQAQVEESGTISGLPAVNAFLNGTSAVLLTIGYLFIRRKKVTSHKICMVTAFGVSCLFLVSYLIHHYQVGSIPFSGRGWIRPVYFTLLISHIILAAVIVPLALTTVYRALNAQFDKHVKIARWTLPIWLYVSVTGVLVYVMLYQLYPPR, from the coding sequence GGTGGGGCGCCACCATCGGGCATGAACTGTGGGCCATCCCATGCGGTGAGCGGCGGTCTCGCGGTGATGACGATATGAAAGATCGGTTGGTTCTCCCAGGCATCGGGCTCGTCTCTATTGTCGTCCTCTTGGGTGTGGCGTTCATTCTGTTGGGTCGCCAGGCCCAGGTCGAGGAAAGTGGTACGATTTCCGGCTTGCCTGCAGTGAATGCCTTTCTGAACGGAACGAGCGCCGTACTCCTCACGATCGGGTATCTCTTCATCCGACGGAAAAAGGTGACCAGCCACAAGATCTGCATGGTCACAGCCTTCGGGGTCTCTTGCCTCTTTCTGGTGTCCTATCTGATACACCATTACCAGGTGGGTTCGATCCCCTTTTCTGGCCGGGGCTGGATTCGCCCGGTCTACTTCACCCTCCTCATCTCCCACATCATCCTCGCTGCTGTCATCGTCCCATTGGCGTTGACCACGGTGTATCGGGCCTTGAACGCCCAGTTTGACAAACACGTAAAAATTGCTCGCTGGACTCTTCCAATTTGGTTATACGTCTCGGTGACCGGGGTCCTCGTCTATGTGATGCTCTACCAGCTCTACCCGCCGCGGTAA